The Pelmatolapia mariae isolate MD_Pm_ZW linkage group LG9, Pm_UMD_F_2, whole genome shotgun sequence genome has a segment encoding these proteins:
- the LOC135933554 gene encoding gastrula zinc finger protein XlCGF8.2DB-like, which translates to MTKDHRGPRSQRSQEADKFVEERSGRKKYNCDEFGKDFTVKASLKMHQVIHTGERPFSCDECGKSFTHSGNLKTHKLIHTGERPFSCGDCGKSFTESGSLKRHQLIHTGERPFSCDECGKSFTQSGHLKTHQLIHTGERPFSCGDCGKSFTESGSLKKHQLIQTGERPFSCDECGKSFTHSGSLKTHQLIHTGERPFSCDECGKSFTQSGNLKKHQLIHSGERPFSCDECGKSFTHISNLKSHQLIHTGVKAYTCDQCGRAFTRSGHLQNHLVAHSGMKAYSCDICGKTFSLKQSRNTHLRIHTRHDVYSCGQCGKLCLTDAHFQRHMFTHSEERPYKCDLCEKTFKSPYYLKAHQWIHTRKTLQVQLL; encoded by the exons ATGACCAAG gaccaccGTGGaccgagaagtcagcgctctcaggaggccgacaaattcgttgaagaaagaagtggaagaaaaaaatacaactgtGACGAGTTTGGGAAAGATTTTACTGTGAAAGCTTCCCTAAAAatgcatcaggtcatccacaccggagagagaccgttcagctgtgatgagtgtgggaagtcttttacccactctggaaacttaaaaacacacaaactcatccacactggagagagaccgttcagctgtggagactgtggaaagtcttttaccgagtctggaagcttaaaaagacaccaactcatccacactggagagagaccattcagctgtgacgagtgtggaaagtctttcaCGCagtctggacacttaaaaacacaccaactcatccacactggagagagaccgttcagctgtggagactgtggaaagtcttttaccgagtctggaagcttaaaaaaacaccaactcatccagactggagagagaccattcagctgtgacgagtgtggaaagtcttttacccactctggaagcttaaaaacacaccaactgatccacactggagagagaccattcagctgtgacgagtgtggaaagtctttcaCGCagtctggaaacttaaaaaaacaccaactgatccacagtggagagagaccattcagctgtgacgagtgtggaaagtcttttacgcaCATTTCAAACTTAAAATCACatcaactcatccacactggagttaaagcatacacctgtgatcagtgtggcagagcttttactcgcAGTGGCCACTTACAGAATCATCTAGTTGCCCACTCTGGAAtgaaagcatacagctgtgacatttgtggaaaaactttcagcctgAAACAGAGCCGAAAtacacacctacgcattcacaccagacatgatgtgtacagctgtgGTCAGTGTGGTAAACTATGTTTAACAGACGCACACTTCCAAcgccacatgtttacccactctgaggagagaccttataaatgtgacctgtgtgagaagacttttaaatctccataTTACCTGAAAGCACACCAAtggatccacaccagaaagactctacaagtgcagttactgtga